A window of Gambusia affinis linkage group LG03, SWU_Gaff_1.0, whole genome shotgun sequence contains these coding sequences:
- the LOC122828499 gene encoding interleukin-1 beta-like, protein MESKKNCSISQKWTKKMPKGVELEISHQPPSMRCVANLIIAINRLKAGMSESVLGPNFSDEERFIFERTSAVPGKFIRSKVFPCSVTDGQKRSLVLARNNRELLAVMLQGGNECRKVYLNMATYVHLTFSTWLGQPVVLGIKNSDLYLSCYKDGDKPTLHLEIVKDKASLSEISAKSNMMRFLFYKRDTGLNISTLMSANCPNWYISTDLDNNWPVTMCQKSASRYTTFIIQRQS, encoded by the exons ATGGAGTCCAAGAAGAACTGCAGCATCAGCCAGAAGTGGACCAAGAAGATGCCCAAAGGAGTAGAATTGGAGATTTCCCATCAGCCCCCATCCATGAGGTGCGTCGCCAACCTGATCATCGCCATCAATAGGCTGAAGGCCGGCATGTCAGAGTCGGTCCTGGGCCCCAACTTCAGCGACgaag AGAGATTCATCTTTGAGAGAACTTCAGCTGTACCAGGCAAGTTTATCAGGAGTAAAGTGTTTCCCTGCTCTGTGACGGACGGACAGAAAAGAAGCCTGGTTCTGGCCCGGAACAACAGGGAGCTTCTGGCAGTGATGCTGCAGGGAGGGAACGAATGCCGCAAAG TTTACCTGAACATGGCGACTTACGTTCACCTGACTTTCAGCACTTGGCTGGGCCAGCCTGTGGTTCTGGGCATCAAAAACTCTGACCTCTACCTGTCCTGCTACAAGGACGGCGACAAACCAACGCTGCATCTGGAG ATAGTGAAGGACAAAGCGAGCCTCTCTGAGATCAGCGCAAAGAGCAACATGATGCGCTTCCTGTTCTACAAACGCGACACGGGGCTGAACATCAGCACTCTGATGTCCGCTAACTGCCCCAACTGGTACATCAGCACCGACCTCGACAACAACTGGCCCGTGACCATGTGCCAGAAGTCCGCTTCCCGCTACACAACCTTCATCATCCAGCGGCAGAGCTGA
- the ckap2l gene encoding cytoskeleton-associated protein 2-like isoform X1, with translation MEASELAPLLSRKELRKQKLMEYLAAKGKLKPPNVPQSIHGGSHNQTAVKTSLKVAMGKENKAPPDRIRWHDSKDKTLVPQRSQDPPRRRALGVSDKVNVTNGKQTAICSSSSSVSAPTKVNQNPLLRKTFTVVSSKSSFTPAATQKNQPNRGSRNLSKVQLNGRCTHAAKSDPKPSISSSRATLCPLEMASSRISTGPLVKTKTGLVPAAIQPRNPKSDASRPPGPKRQPFTSQPLKGQLGRMSSISASQRSALVIPINSRGSSKTEAQNRSKPKPLPVKPAPTTARNQLWTGLRSAGPSKCKTVKPEQSVLTSKTGGQPAHTSKTQVNKNTQFVKAGSATSRPSIKRSSTAVKTDESVWSKDGRETKTNRKTQIIQKTSRNIPSGHPLTKCAAAAVGYRTAPQPSRSISLLGRTAATETPKVMIKTAPQTEVKKLTAAQQERMRKLQEWRESKGISYKRPPMTVKAPATRTVSVPQPFWASMEREDEARSLICAVDRSLDDCIKLLAEGCPADRVKDVLSRLPAVSQKFAKYWICRARLMEQEGNLDVLPMFEEAVGVVLEPVDELRTAVFDILKKKDEIQENEKRDDGSATTETSPDCSDDPLMTPKPVRVLIKGERGGSSMVKYKITATPGGPASQQKEPVRVKGQEVRFFTPVRRSVRIERSCSRYPPSLQDHDVCVNSYSDLISEEDKETSEGQSSCSGSNTPMYIYRQNEALEDKVNVKLILNDSSF, from the exons ATGGAAGCGAGTGAGTTGGCACCGTTGCTTTCCAGAAAAG AGTTGCGGAAACAGAAGCTGATGGAATACTTGGCAGCAAAAGGAAAGCTGAAACCTCCAAACGTCCC gcaATCCATCCACGGGGGTTCTCACAATCAAACTGCTGTAAAAACCTCTCTGAAG gtTGCtatgggaaaagaaaacaaagctccACCTGACAGGATCAGGTGGCACGATTCTAAAGATAAAACGTTGGTGCCTCAGCGCAGTCAGGATCCTCCCAGAAGAAGAGCACTGGGTGTCTCTGACAAAGTCAATGtgacaaatggaaaacaaactgcCATTTGCTCATCATCCAGCAGCGTGTCAGCACCGACAAAAGTTAATCAAAATCCTCTGCTCAGAAAAACATTCACTGTAGTGTCTTCCAAATCCAGTTTCACTCCAGCTGCAACTCAGAAAAATCAACCCAACAGAGGGAGTCGAAATCTGAGCAAGGTGCAGTTAAATGGACGTTGTACACATGCAGCAAAGTCAGATCCCAAACCAAGCATAAGCTCAAGTCGGGCTACGTTATGCCCACTGGAAATGGCGAGCAGTCGAATAAGTACTGGCCCACTCGTTAAGACCAAAACAGGGCTTGTACCTGCAGCGATCCAGCCGAGGAATCCAAAATCAGACGCATCACGTCCACCTGGCCCAAAGCGTCAGCCGTTCACTTCCCAGCCGTTGAAAGGGCAGTTAGGCAGAATGTCATCTATCTCTGCTTCCCAGAGGTCTGCTTTGGTGATTCCTATAAATTCCAGAGGTAGTAGTAAAACCGAAGCTCAGAACAGGTCTAAACCTAAACCGCTTCCCGTTAAACCAGCACCAACAACTGCAAGGAACCAGTTATGGACTGGACTTCGTTCAGCTGGGCCTTCCAAATGCAAAACTGTCAAACCAGAGCAGAGCGTGTTAACCAGTAAAACAGGAGGGCAGCCTGCTCACACATCTAAAActcaagtaaacaaaaacactcaattTGTAAAAGCTGGCTCAGCAACCTCAAGGCCATCAATCAAACGCAGCTCGACAGCCGTCAAGACGGATGAGAGCGTTTGGTCTAAAGATGGGAgggaaacaaagacaaacagaaagacgcaaataatacagaaaacatCTAGAAATATTCCTTCAGGGCATCCGCTTACAAAatgtgcagctgctgcagtggGGTACCGAACCGCACCGCAGCCTTCCAGGTCCATCAGCCTGCTGGGCCGGACTGCAGCCACCGAGACTCCAAAGGTCATGATTAAAACTGCTCCCCAGACTGAagtaaagaaactgactgctgCACAGCAGGAGAGGAT GAGGAAACTCCAAGAATGGCGAGAATCGAAGGGGATTTCCTACAAACGTCCTCCGATGACCGTGAAAGCGCCAGCCACGCGCACCGTGTCCGTTCCTCAGCCCTTCTGGGCTTCCATGGAGCGAGAGGACGAAGCCCGCTCTCTCATCTGTGCCGTGGACCGGTCCCTGGACGACTGCATCAAGTTGCTCGCCGAG GGCTGCCCTGCGGACCGGGTGAAGGACGTCCTCTCACGGCTGCCGGCCGTGTCTCAGAAGTTCGCCAAGTACTGGATCTGTCGAGCCCGTCTGATGGAGCAGGAGGGAAACTTGGACGTGCTGCCCATGTTTGAAGAAGCTGTTGGAGTTGTGTTGGAG CCAGTGGATGAGCTGCGGACTGCAGTTTTTGACATTCTGAAGAAGAAAGACGAAATCCAAG aaaatgaaaaacggGACGATGGCTCTGCAACCACGGAAACGTCTCCAGACTGTAGCGACGACCCGCTGATGACCCCTAAACCTGTCAGAGTTCTCATcaaaggagagagaggaggttCATCCATGGTCAAGTACAAGATCACTGCGACTCCCGG GGGCCCAGCAAGTCAGCAGAAGGAGCCAGTCAGGGTCAAAGGGCAGGAGGTCCGGTTCTTCACCCCGGTTCGACGGTCTGTGCGAATCGAGAGGTCGTGTTCCCGATATCCGCCGTCGCTCCAGGACCACGACGTCTGCGTGAATTCGTACAGCGATCTGATCTCGGAGGAGGACAAAGAAACCAGTGAAGGACAATCGAGCTGCTCTGGTAGCAACACACCCATGTACATTTACAGACAGAACGAGGCGCTTGAAGACAAAGTCAACGTCAAACTCATCCTTAACGATTCATCGTTTTAA